One stretch of Limnohabitans sp. DNA includes these proteins:
- a CDS encoding PaaI family thioesterase: MSIPFGALIPFVEHLGFTLEKFEGGQSELLFAPLAQHLNSFEVTHGGAVMTLLDVVMATAARSMEPDMGVVTIEMKTSFLRPAKVPAGLALRAAGQLLHRTRSMAFTDGKVFDATGQLCAHATGTFKYVARRASSAPATD, encoded by the coding sequence ATGAGCATCCCTTTTGGCGCTTTGATTCCGTTTGTGGAGCACCTGGGCTTCACACTGGAGAAGTTTGAGGGGGGGCAATCCGAGCTGCTCTTCGCGCCGCTGGCCCAACACCTGAACTCGTTTGAGGTGACACACGGCGGTGCGGTGATGACGCTCCTGGATGTGGTCATGGCCACTGCAGCCCGCAGCATGGAGCCCGACATGGGTGTGGTCACTATCGAGATGAAAACCAGCTTTTTGCGACCTGCCAAAGTGCCCGCGGGCCTGGCCCTTCGTGCTGCGGGGCAGTTACTGCATCGCACACGCAGCATGGCTTTTACCGATGGCAAGGTGTTTGACGCCACTGGTCAGCTTTGCGCGCACGCCACGGGCACCTTCAAATACGTGGCCAGGCGCGCATCTTCTGCACCTGCCACCGACTGA
- a CDS encoding DUF1330 domain-containing protein — MSQTYVVGQMTVKHTEKWGQYRSQVLATLLPFGGELVFRGEQVQSFSGVNPHPDIVVIRFPTLADAQAWHASAAYQALIPLRQEAADVVLTTYAA, encoded by the coding sequence ATGTCACAAACCTATGTGGTCGGTCAAATGACCGTGAAACACACCGAAAAATGGGGCCAATACCGATCGCAGGTCTTGGCCACCTTGCTGCCTTTTGGCGGAGAGCTCGTGTTTCGGGGTGAACAGGTCCAGTCGTTTTCGGGCGTGAATCCGCACCCTGACATCGTGGTCATCCGTTTTCCGACTTTGGCCGATGCGCAGGCTTGGCATGCATCTGCGGCCTACCAAGCCCTGATCCCTCTGCGCCAAGAGGCGGCAGATGTGGTTTTGACCACTTACGCGGCATAA
- a CDS encoding iron-containing alcohol dehydrogenase, producing the protein MSFIHYVTQIQIDFGAVQLLQAECERVGIRKPLIVTDAGVKAAGVLKKALDALPGLPVTVFDQTPSNPTESAVRAAAAMYQQHGCDGLIAVGGGSAIDCAKGVAIAVSHEGPLKTYATIEGGSLKITDRVAPLIAVPTTSGTGSEVARGAILILDDGRKVGFHSWFLVPKAAICDPELTLGLPPILTAATGMDAVAHCMETFMAAPFNPPADGIALDGLTRGWANIERATVNGQDREARLNMMSASMQGAMAFQKGLGCVHSLSHSLGGVNPRLHHGTLNAMFLPAVVKFNAVAESVQKDNRLNRMAQAMGLHSGSDIPDAIRDMCARLGLPSGLGAMGVTENLFDAVITGALADHCHKTNPRIASADEYRDMLLTSL; encoded by the coding sequence ATGTCTTTCATCCATTACGTCACCCAGATCCAGATCGACTTTGGCGCTGTCCAGCTGCTGCAGGCCGAGTGCGAGCGCGTGGGCATTCGCAAACCCTTGATCGTGACCGACGCGGGCGTGAAAGCCGCGGGCGTGCTGAAGAAAGCCCTCGACGCCTTGCCGGGCCTGCCCGTCACCGTGTTTGACCAGACCCCATCCAACCCGACCGAATCGGCGGTGCGCGCCGCAGCGGCCATGTACCAGCAACACGGTTGCGACGGCCTGATCGCGGTGGGCGGCGGCTCGGCCATCGACTGCGCCAAAGGCGTGGCGATTGCCGTCAGCCACGAGGGCCCGCTCAAAACCTACGCGACCATCGAAGGCGGCTCGCTCAAGATCACCGACCGCGTGGCCCCGCTCATTGCGGTGCCCACCACCAGCGGCACCGGCAGCGAAGTGGCCAGGGGTGCGATTTTGATCCTGGACGATGGTCGAAAAGTGGGCTTTCATTCTTGGTTCCTGGTGCCCAAAGCGGCCATTTGCGACCCTGAACTGACCCTCGGCTTGCCCCCCATCCTGACGGCAGCCACCGGGATGGACGCTGTCGCTCATTGCATGGAAACTTTCATGGCCGCGCCCTTCAATCCACCCGCTGACGGCATCGCACTCGACGGCCTGACCCGGGGCTGGGCCAACATTGAACGCGCCACGGTCAATGGCCAAGACCGTGAAGCCCGTTTGAACATGATGAGCGCCAGCATGCAGGGGGCGATGGCTTTCCAGAAAGGTCTGGGCTGCGTACATTCTCTCAGCCACAGCTTGGGCGGCGTGAACCCGCGCCTGCACCACGGCACCTTGAACGCCATGTTTTTGCCAGCCGTGGTGAAGTTCAACGCCGTGGCCGAATCCGTGCAAAAGGACAACCGCCTGAACCGCATGGCCCAGGCCATGGGCCTGCACAGCGGGTCGGACATCCCCGACGCCATCCGGGACATGTGCGCCCGCTTAGGGCTGCCCAGCGGGCTGGGCGCCATGGGCGTGACCGAAAACCTGTTTGACGCCGTGATCACCGGCGCACTGGCGGATCACTGTCACAAGACCAATCCGCGCATCGCCTCGGCCGACGAATACCGGGACATGCTGCTGACCAGCCTGTGA
- a CDS encoding rhodanese-related sulfurtransferase: MLTQPLFLTAALYKFVDLPDFTDLQAPLQACCEANEVKGTLLLAHEGINGTIAGPEAGIRAVLAFLHADPRLASLPHKESWSPKPPFTRMKVKLKKEIVTLRVPELDPNKTVGQYVKPADWNALLADPDVVVIDTRNDYEVAIGTFKGAINPNLKNFVQLPAWLDAQENLQGEAAKKTKVAMFCTGGIRCEKSTALMKMRGFDEVYHLEGGILKYLEEIPPEQSTWEGECFVFDERVSVGHGLGLGHHDLCRSCRWPLSEQDKQSPHYVLGVSCAHCHDQRTPEQKEKLAERQRQVALAEARGELHVGAKMPRHDIT, encoded by the coding sequence ATGTTGACCCAACCCCTTTTCCTCACTGCCGCCCTCTACAAATTCGTCGATCTGCCCGACTTCACCGACCTGCAAGCGCCGTTGCAAGCCTGTTGCGAGGCCAACGAGGTCAAAGGCACGCTGCTGCTGGCGCACGAAGGCATCAACGGCACGATTGCCGGCCCCGAAGCCGGTATCCGCGCCGTGCTGGCGTTTTTGCATGCTGACCCACGCTTGGCCAGCTTGCCGCACAAGGAATCGTGGAGCCCCAAGCCGCCGTTCACCCGCATGAAGGTCAAGCTCAAAAAAGAAATCGTGACCTTGCGCGTGCCCGAGCTGGACCCGAACAAGACGGTGGGCCAATACGTCAAGCCTGCCGACTGGAACGCCTTGCTGGCCGATCCGGACGTGGTGGTCATCGACACGCGCAACGATTACGAAGTGGCCATTGGCACCTTCAAGGGCGCGATCAACCCGAACCTCAAGAACTTTGTGCAGCTGCCCGCCTGGCTGGACGCACAGGAAAACCTGCAAGGCGAGGCCGCCAAAAAGACCAAAGTGGCGATGTTCTGCACCGGTGGCATCCGCTGCGAAAAGTCCACCGCGCTCATGAAAATGCGTGGCTTTGACGAGGTGTATCACCTGGAAGGCGGCATCCTCAAGTATTTGGAAGAAATCCCGCCGGAGCAAAGCACCTGGGAAGGCGAGTGCTTTGTGTTTGACGAGCGCGTGAGCGTGGGCCACGGCTTGGGGCTGGGCCACCACGATCTTTGCCGCTCGTGCCGCTGGCCCCTGAGCGAGCAAGACAAGCAATCACCGCATTACGTGTTGGGCGTGAGCTGCGCCCACTGCCATGACCAGCGCACACCCGAGCAAAAAGAAAAACTGGCCGAGCGCCAGCGCCAAGTGGCGCTGGCCGAAGCGCGGGGCGAGTTGCATGTGGGTGCCAAGATGCCCAGACACGACATCACCTAG
- a CDS encoding phospholipase gives MQALHIHAGPKALAHIREHGLRPEHIGVIPGAAGGPKGLILGPLDRFIFGEWLTQSSQSVDLVGASIGAWRMATACLNDSVAALERLEHDYIHQHYEPLPGQKRVSAQQVSEAFGHSLQAFYGGRIAEVLSHPRYKLHIVTSHGRHILRRENPVATPLGYAGAFLGNVLSRRALGGWLERVVFSGQGAPLPFDAQDFRTRAVGLTEGNFMPALQASCSIPFALKAVHDIPGAPAGAYWDGGITDYHLHLKWSVPEIGTDRSIVLYPHFQKSVVPGWLDKALNWRHGATPFLDSTIVLAPNPEWVKTLPNGKLPDRKDFRAYDHNLAGRVKVWTAAARASQPLADEFSHWLQNPAPSLVQPL, from the coding sequence ATGCAAGCCCTCCACATCCACGCAGGCCCCAAAGCGCTGGCCCACATCCGTGAACACGGCTTGCGGCCCGAGCACATTGGCGTCATACCGGGTGCGGCGGGTGGCCCCAAGGGGCTGATCCTTGGCCCATTGGACCGCTTCATCTTTGGCGAGTGGCTGACCCAGAGCAGTCAGTCGGTGGACTTGGTCGGGGCGTCGATTGGTGCCTGGCGCATGGCCACGGCGTGTCTAAATGATTCGGTGGCGGCGTTGGAGCGGCTGGAGCACGACTACATCCACCAGCATTACGAACCGCTGCCGGGCCAAAAGCGAGTGAGCGCCCAGCAGGTGAGCGAGGCCTTTGGCCACAGTTTGCAAGCCTTTTACGGTGGACGCATCGCCGAGGTGCTGAGCCATCCACGGTACAAACTGCACATCGTCACTTCACACGGGCGGCACATCTTGCGCCGCGAAAACCCGGTCGCCACGCCACTGGGCTATGCCGGGGCTTTTTTGGGCAACGTCTTGAGCCGTCGCGCCCTGGGTGGGTGGCTGGAACGGGTGGTGTTTTCAGGGCAGGGCGCACCCTTACCGTTTGACGCGCAAGACTTTCGAACCCGCGCTGTGGGCCTGACAGAAGGCAATTTCATGCCTGCGCTGCAAGCCAGTTGCTCGATCCCTTTCGCGCTCAAAGCCGTGCACGACATCCCCGGCGCGCCTGCTGGTGCGTATTGGGATGGCGGCATCACCGATTACCACTTGCATCTGAAATGGTCTGTGCCTGAAATTGGCACCGATCGGTCCATCGTGCTGTACCCGCATTTTCAGAAAAGTGTGGTGCCGGGATGGCTGGACAAAGCGCTCAACTGGCGGCATGGCGCTACGCCTTTTCTGGACAGCACCATTGTCCTGGCCCCCAACCCCGAGTGGGTCAAAACCCTGCCAAACGGCAAATTGCCCGACCGCAAGGATTTCAGGGCCTACGATCACAATCTGGCGGGGCGGGTGAAGGTGTGGACTGCGGCTGCCCGTGCCAGCCAGCCATTGGCGGATGAGTTCAGCCACTGGTTGCAAAACCCCGCCCCTTCCTTGGTTCAGCCCTTGTAA
- a CDS encoding NADP-dependent oxidoreductase: protein MPINHRIVLDNRPQGEATVNNFKLVELPLPDLQDGHVLVCHHYLSLDPYMRGRMNESKSYAVPQPLGEVMIGGTVGEVVDSRHPKFKAGDQVVGMGGWQEYSVVDANVIGALRKVDTTHVALSHYLGAVGMPGVTAWYGLCNIINPKAGETVTVSAASGAVGSAYGALAKARGCRVVGIAGGKDKCDYVVNELGFDACIDYKEHKDYISLSKALREACPNGIDGHFENVGGMVLDAVMLRTNAFARIAVCGMIAGYDGAPLPMANPALILVNRMKIQGFIVSEHMEVWPAALQELGSLVGTGKLRPRETVALGLAAAPGAFLGLLKGKNFGKQLVKLI, encoded by the coding sequence ATGCCCATCAACCACCGCATCGTTCTCGATAACCGCCCCCAAGGCGAAGCCACTGTCAACAACTTCAAATTGGTCGAACTGCCTCTGCCCGATCTGCAAGACGGGCATGTACTGGTCTGCCACCACTACCTGAGCCTGGACCCTTATATGCGCGGGCGCATGAACGAAAGCAAAAGCTACGCAGTACCTCAGCCCTTGGGCGAAGTGATGATTGGTGGCACAGTAGGCGAGGTGGTGGACAGTCGCCACCCCAAATTCAAGGCCGGCGACCAAGTTGTTGGCATGGGTGGCTGGCAAGAATACAGCGTGGTCGATGCCAACGTCATCGGTGCACTGCGCAAGGTCGATACCACGCATGTGGCGCTGTCGCATTATTTAGGGGCGGTCGGCATGCCTGGCGTCACAGCTTGGTATGGCCTGTGCAACATCATCAATCCCAAAGCGGGCGAAACCGTCACTGTGAGTGCTGCCAGCGGCGCTGTGGGCAGCGCTTATGGCGCTCTGGCCAAAGCACGCGGCTGCCGCGTGGTCGGCATTGCCGGTGGCAAGGACAAATGCGATTACGTGGTCAATGAATTGGGCTTCGACGCCTGCATCGACTACAAGGAGCACAAGGACTACATCAGCTTATCCAAGGCCCTGCGCGAGGCTTGCCCGAACGGCATCGACGGCCACTTTGAAAACGTCGGTGGCATGGTGCTGGATGCTGTGATGCTGCGCACCAACGCGTTCGCACGCATCGCGGTGTGCGGGATGATTGCGGGCTATGATGGCGCACCACTTCCCATGGCCAATCCTGCCCTGATTTTGGTCAACCGAATGAAAATCCAAGGCTTTATCGTCAGTGAACACATGGAAGTCTGGCCTGCGGCCCTGCAAGAACTCGGCTCTTTGGTGGGCACTGGCAAATTGCGCCCACGTGAAACCGTGGCCCTGGGCCTGGCCGCAGCGCCTGGAGCTTTCTTGGGTTTGCTCAAGGGCAAGAACTTCGGAAAGCAGTTGGTCAAACTGATCTGA
- a CDS encoding Tex family protein yields the protein MQKILAQLAAEIRIRTEQVKTAVELLDGGATVPFIARYRKEVTGGLDDIQLRELESRLGYLRELEDRRSAVIKSITEQDKMTPDLLAAIDAAPTKQALEDLYLPFKPKRRTKGMIAREAGLEPLADKLFADPTLDPHAQAQAFVLAAGAIEGADFTTTAAVLDGVRDLLSERWAEDASLVQALREWLWNEGLFKSKLADGKDENNADVSKFRDYFDYDEPMGRVPSHRALAVFRGRALDMLDAKLILPVEPEPGKPSIAEGKIAMHLGWSHAARPSDDLIRKCVAWTWRVKLSLSTERDLFTRLREDAEKVAIKVFADNLRDLLLAAPAGPRVVMGLDPGIRTGVKVAVVDTTGKLVDTATVYPHEPRKDWAGSLLTLAKLCEKHNVNLIAIGNGTASRETDKLAGDLIQHLARLRDGVEIQKVVVSEAGASVYSASEFASQEMPDVDVSLRGAASIARRLQDPLSELVKIDPKAIGVGQYQHDVNQSELAKTLDAVVEDCVNSVGVDLNTASVPLLTRVSGLSGSVAKAVVRWRDANGVFKTRQDLLKVTGLGAKTFEQSAGFLRIRGGDNPLDMTGVHPETYPLIEQIIVQTAKPIQEIMGRSDVLKTLKPELFANHKFGAVTIQDILGELEKPGRDPRPDFKVARLADGVEDIKDLKEGMTLEGTVSNVALFGAFIDLGVHQDGLVHVSQLANKFVTDAREVVKTGDIVKVKVLEVDVARKRISLTMKLDAAPDRRDGPRDNKFEGAGRDSRQRGGGSVGGYTSTPAAGSGSAMASAFAKLQGLKK from the coding sequence ATGCAAAAAATCCTGGCCCAACTGGCCGCAGAAATCCGTATCCGCACTGAGCAAGTCAAGACCGCCGTGGAATTGCTTGATGGCGGTGCCACCGTCCCTTTCATCGCCCGTTACCGCAAAGAAGTGACCGGAGGCCTGGACGACATCCAGCTGCGTGAGCTGGAGTCTCGCTTGGGGTACTTGCGAGAGCTGGAAGACCGCCGCTCCGCCGTGATCAAGAGCATCACTGAGCAGGACAAGATGACGCCCGACTTGCTGGCCGCCATCGACGCCGCACCCACCAAACAAGCGCTGGAAGACCTCTATTTGCCCTTCAAGCCCAAGCGCCGCACCAAGGGCATGATCGCTCGGGAAGCCGGGCTGGAGCCCCTGGCCGACAAGCTGTTTGCCGACCCGACCCTCGACCCGCACGCCCAAGCGCAAGCCTTTGTGCTGGCTGCGGGTGCCATTGAAGGCGCTGACTTCACGACCACCGCGGCTGTGTTGGACGGTGTGCGCGATTTGCTGAGCGAACGTTGGGCTGAAGACGCGTCACTCGTGCAGGCGCTGCGCGAATGGTTATGGAACGAAGGCCTGTTCAAAAGCAAGCTGGCCGACGGCAAGGACGAGAACAACGCCGATGTGTCCAAGTTCCGCGATTACTTTGACTACGACGAGCCGATGGGCCGCGTGCCCAGCCACCGGGCGCTGGCCGTGTTCCGGGGTCGCGCTTTGGACATGCTGGACGCCAAGCTCATTCTTCCTGTTGAGCCCGAGCCGGGCAAGCCCAGCATCGCCGAAGGCAAGATCGCCATGCACCTGGGCTGGAGCCATGCAGCGCGCCCCTCGGACGACCTGATCCGCAAATGCGTGGCCTGGACCTGGCGCGTGAAGCTCAGCCTGTCGACCGAGCGTGACCTGTTCACCCGCCTTCGCGAGGACGCGGAAAAAGTCGCCATCAAGGTCTTTGCGGACAACCTGCGCGACCTGCTGCTGGCCGCCCCCGCTGGCCCCCGCGTGGTCATGGGCCTGGACCCGGGCATCCGCACCGGTGTGAAGGTGGCCGTGGTCGACACCACCGGCAAGCTGGTCGACACCGCCACGGTGTATCCACACGAGCCGCGCAAGGACTGGGCGGGTTCGCTTTTGACCCTGGCCAAGCTGTGCGAAAAACACAACGTCAACCTGATCGCGATTGGCAACGGCACCGCCAGCCGCGAAACCGACAAACTGGCCGGTGACCTGATCCAACACCTGGCCCGCTTGCGTGACGGTGTGGAGATTCAAAAAGTGGTGGTGAGTGAAGCGGGTGCGTCGGTGTACTCCGCCAGCGAATTCGCATCGCAAGAGATGCCCGACGTGGACGTGAGCCTGCGTGGCGCGGCCAGCATTGCCCGCCGCCTGCAAGACCCGCTGTCAGAGTTGGTCAAGATCGACCCCAAAGCGATTGGCGTGGGCCAGTACCAGCACGACGTGAACCAAAGCGAACTGGCCAAGACGCTGGACGCGGTGGTGGAAGACTGTGTGAACTCGGTGGGCGTGGACCTCAACACCGCCAGCGTGCCTTTGCTCACCCGGGTGTCGGGCTTGTCAGGCAGCGTGGCCAAGGCCGTGGTGCGCTGGCGCGATGCCAACGGCGTGTTCAAAACCCGTCAGGACTTGCTGAAAGTGACGGGCCTGGGGGCCAAGACTTTTGAGCAAAGCGCGGGCTTTTTGCGCATCCGTGGCGGCGACAACCCCTTGGACATGACCGGTGTGCACCCCGAAACCTACCCGTTGATCGAGCAAATCATCGTCCAAACCGCCAAGCCGATTCAGGAGATCATGGGCCGCAGCGATGTCTTGAAGACGCTCAAGCCTGAGCTGTTTGCCAACCACAAGTTCGGCGCGGTGACCATCCAGGACATCTTGGGCGAGCTGGAAAAACCCGGCCGTGACCCGCGCCCCGATTTCAAGGTGGCCCGCTTGGCCGATGGCGTGGAAGACATCAAGGACCTGAAAGAAGGCATGACCCTGGAGGGCACCGTGAGCAACGTGGCCCTATTTGGCGCGTTCATCGACTTGGGCGTGCACCAAGACGGCCTGGTCCATGTGAGCCAGTTGGCCAACAAGTTCGTGACCGACGCCCGTGAGGTGGTCAAGACCGGCGACATCGTCAAAGTGAAAGTGCTCGAGGTCGATGTGGCCCGCAAGCGCATCAGCCTGACCATGAAGCTCGATGCGGCACCTGACAGACGCGATGGTCCCAGAGACAACAAGTTTGAAGGGGCAGGGCGCGACAGCCGACAGCGTGGCGGGGGATCGGTCGGGGGTTACACCTCGACGCCAGCCGCTGGCTCGGGCTCGGCCATGGCCAGCGCCTTTGCCAAACTGCAGGGCCTCAAGAAGTAA
- a CDS encoding SDR family oxidoreductase — translation MARTVQQLFDLTGQVALVTGGSRGLGLQMAHALGEAGAKIMLSSRKAADLEEAAAQLQAAGIDARWIAADCGKEEDIRRLATETMERMGPIDILVNNAGATWGAPAEEHPVAAWDKVMNLNVRGYFILAQEVAKLCMIPRGKGRIVNIASIAGLAGNPSEMKTIAYNTSKGAVLNFTRALAGEWGEHGITVNAICPGFFPSKMTYGLLEKLGADKMAQAAPLRRLGDDEDLKGLTLLYASDAGKHITGQWMAVDGGVTAIIGG, via the coding sequence ATGGCACGCACTGTTCAACAACTTTTTGACCTGACCGGCCAAGTGGCCTTGGTCACCGGCGGCTCGCGCGGCCTGGGCTTGCAAATGGCCCACGCCCTGGGCGAGGCTGGGGCCAAGATCATGCTCAGCTCTCGCAAGGCGGCCGACCTGGAAGAAGCCGCTGCCCAATTGCAGGCCGCTGGCATCGACGCCCGCTGGATCGCTGCCGACTGCGGCAAAGAAGAGGACATCCGTCGTTTGGCCACTGAAACCATGGAGCGCATGGGGCCCATCGACATCCTCGTCAACAACGCCGGTGCCACATGGGGTGCACCCGCCGAAGAACACCCCGTGGCCGCATGGGACAAGGTCATGAACCTGAATGTGCGCGGTTATTTCATCCTGGCGCAAGAGGTGGCCAAGTTGTGCATGATCCCGCGCGGCAAGGGTCGCATCGTCAACATTGCTTCGATTGCCGGTCTGGCGGGCAACCCGTCCGAGATGAAGACCATTGCCTACAACACCTCCAAAGGGGCGGTGCTCAACTTCACCCGAGCGCTGGCAGGCGAGTGGGGTGAACACGGCATCACTGTCAACGCCATATGTCCGGGCTTTTTTCCCAGCAAAATGACCTATGGCTTGCTGGAAAAACTCGGCGCAGACAAGATGGCTCAAGCTGCACCACTGCGACGCTTGGGCGATGACGAAGACCTCAAGGGTCTGACCCTGCTCTATGCATCGGATGCGGGCAAACACATCACCGGCCAGTGGATGGCGGTAGACGGTGGTGTCACCGCGATCATCGGCGGCTGA
- a CDS encoding glutathione S-transferase family protein: MSELVLHHYPISPFAEKVRLILGYKQLAWKSVLIPMIMPKPDLTALTGGYRKTPVLQIGADIYCDTALIGDVLEHLAPAPTIYPDAVKGAARIVAQWADSALFTASMAYNFQPAGVAEVFAGAPAEGVQAFVADRTAMRGGAARMASADATGTYKSYLRRIASMLREQDFLFGAQPCVADFAAYHPLWFTQERTPALAGILDATPEVKSWMARMKVIGHGSPGKCSAEEALQMALNSRPVALQGEVFQDEHGIALGSQVEIAADNFGLEPTEGELIAATRTRYTLRRSDDRAGTVHVHFPRVGFTLKKVSP, encoded by the coding sequence ATGTCTGAGCTGGTCCTGCACCACTACCCGATCTCGCCATTTGCCGAGAAGGTGCGCCTGATTCTGGGCTACAAGCAACTGGCCTGGAAGAGCGTGCTCATTCCAATGATCATGCCCAAGCCCGATCTGACGGCGCTCACCGGGGGCTACCGCAAAACGCCGGTACTGCAGATCGGCGCTGACATTTACTGCGACACCGCACTGATCGGCGATGTACTGGAGCACTTGGCCCCCGCGCCCACGATTTATCCTGATGCCGTCAAAGGCGCAGCGCGCATCGTCGCGCAGTGGGCCGACAGCGCTTTGTTCACGGCGTCCATGGCCTACAACTTCCAGCCTGCGGGTGTGGCCGAAGTCTTTGCGGGCGCACCCGCTGAGGGCGTGCAGGCTTTTGTGGCCGATCGCACGGCCATGCGTGGTGGCGCGGCCCGCATGGCGTCCGCAGACGCTACTGGCACTTACAAAAGCTACTTGCGCCGCATCGCCAGCATGCTGCGCGAGCAAGACTTTTTGTTCGGCGCACAGCCTTGCGTGGCCGACTTTGCGGCTTACCACCCCTTGTGGTTCACGCAAGAACGCACGCCAGCCTTGGCGGGCATTTTGGATGCAACGCCCGAAGTCAAAAGCTGGATGGCCCGCATGAAGGTCATCGGCCACGGCTCCCCTGGCAAATGCAGCGCCGAAGAAGCCTTGCAGATGGCTCTCAATTCAAGGCCTGTTGCCTTGCAGGGTGAGGTGTTCCAAGATGAGCACGGCATCGCATTGGGCAGTCAGGTCGAGATTGCCGCCGACAACTTTGGCCTGGAGCCGACCGAGGGCGAACTGATCGCAGCCACCCGCACCCGTTACACCCTGCGCCGCAGCGATGATCGGGCGGGCACGGTGCACGTCCACTTCCCACGTGTGGGCTTCACATTGAAAAAGGTTTCCCCATGA
- a CDS encoding Dabb family protein has translation MIRHIVLWSLHEQAQGADKATNLEKAKALLLSCAKVVPGIRAFEVATATPGMDCTNDLVLHMLLDDAQVLAAYQNHPDHQAIKPFMKAVVKERRCMDFNVE, from the coding sequence ATGATCCGCCACATCGTGCTGTGGAGCCTTCACGAACAGGCACAAGGGGCCGACAAGGCCACCAACCTCGAAAAAGCCAAAGCATTGCTGCTGTCGTGCGCCAAGGTGGTGCCCGGCATCCGTGCTTTCGAAGTCGCCACCGCCACCCCCGGCATGGACTGCACCAACGATTTGGTACTCCACATGCTGCTCGATGACGCGCAGGTGCTAGCGGCTTACCAAAATCACCCCGATCATCAGGCCATCAAACCCTTCATGAAAGCGGTCGTCAAAGAACGCCGCTGCATGGATTTCAACGTCGAATAA
- a CDS encoding SDR family oxidoreductase, whose protein sequence is MIENFKGKTAVLTGAGSGFGLECARIGARLGMKLVLVDVQQDALDKAEAEMKAQGVQVLARKVDVSNAQAMAQLAADVQASFGAPNFVFNNAGVGAGGLVWENSVADWEWVLGVNLWGVVHGVRLFTPMMLEAAKADPGYRGHIVNTASMAGLLTAPNMGIYNVSKHAVVSLTETLYQDLHLVTDQVSASVLCPYFVPTGISQSQRNRPSDLPPQQPTASQLIGQAQSDKAVSSGKVSAADVAQKVFDAVVSDQFYIYSHPHALGNVQSRMEALVQGNNPPDPFAARPDLGDKLRQALRKA, encoded by the coding sequence ATGATCGAAAACTTCAAAGGCAAAACTGCGGTGCTGACGGGTGCCGGTTCAGGCTTTGGACTGGAATGTGCCCGTATCGGTGCCCGACTGGGCATGAAGCTGGTGCTGGTGGACGTACAGCAAGACGCCCTGGACAAAGCCGAGGCCGAAATGAAAGCCCAAGGCGTTCAGGTGCTGGCCCGCAAGGTTGACGTCTCGAACGCGCAGGCCATGGCGCAACTGGCCGCCGACGTGCAAGCAAGCTTTGGGGCACCGAACTTTGTGTTCAACAACGCGGGCGTGGGGGCCGGGGGCCTGGTCTGGGAAAACTCGGTGGCCGATTGGGAATGGGTGCTGGGCGTCAACCTCTGGGGCGTGGTGCACGGCGTGCGCCTGTTCACGCCCATGATGCTCGAAGCGGCCAAAGCCGACCCGGGCTACCGAGGCCATATCGTCAACACCGCCAGCATGGCCGGCTTGCTCACGGCGCCCAACATGGGCATCTACAACGTCAGCAAACACGCTGTGGTTTCGCTCACGGAAACGCTCTACCAAGACCTTCATTTGGTGACAGACCAAGTCAGCGCCAGTGTGTTGTGCCCCTATTTTGTGCCCACCGGGATCAGCCAAAGCCAACGCAACCGCCCCAGCGACCTGCCGCCTCAACAACCCACTGCCAGCCAATTGATTGGCCAAGCCCAAAGTGACAAAGCTGTCAGCAGTGGCAAAGTGTCAGCGGCCGATGTGGCCCAGAAAGTGTTTGATGCGGTGGTCAGCGACCAGTTTTATATTTACAGCCACCCGCATGCACTGGGCAATGTGCAAAGCCGCATGGAAGCGCTCGTGCAAGGCAACAACCCGCCTGACCCGTTTGCTGCGCGCCCCGATCTGGGCGACAAGCTGCGCCAAGCATTGCGAAAGGCCTGA